Proteins encoded by one window of Bacteroidia bacterium:
- the terL gene encoding phage terminase large subunit — protein sequence KRDDLIGRLIDTKYNMTHIRLPALYDGLDAYGSPESHQKEIDTPLWDEFGYDYYDEIRRSNEYTWQSLYQGLPISRGNAIFKDVTFYNSLPSEYKVQIGVDLAYSERTKSDYSVAVVIAVANQKYYILDVIRWQKEFNYSIDILQNLYNKYVSKIAMENNGVQKAICDMVESKLGYNRIKRINPTQDKVARATDFSSQWNLGNVLVPNPEIYPNNWLSDYIEEMQSFTGIKDKHDDQVDASVYAFMNKGIELGDMIMI from the coding sequence AAGAGAGATGACTTAATAGGGCGTTTGATAGATACTAAATATAATATGACACATATTAGACTCCCTGCTTTGTACGACGGGTTAGACGCTTATGGAAGTCCGGAATCACATCAAAAAGAAATTGACACTCCACTATGGGATGAGTTTGGATATGATTATTACGACGAAATACGACGTTCAAATGAGTACACGTGGCAGAGCTTATATCAAGGTTTACCAATTTCACGTGGAAATGCTATATTCAAAGATGTAACATTCTATAATTCTTTGCCGTCTGAATATAAAGTACAAATCGGTGTGGATTTGGCATACTCAGAACGTACCAAAAGTGATTATTCCGTTGCCGTCGTAATTGCAGTAGCTAATCAGAAGTATTATATATTAGATGTCATAAGGTGGCAAAAAGAATTTAACTACTCAATTGATATACTGCAAAACCTTTATAACAAGTATGTAAGTAAAATTGCAATGGAAAATAACGGAGTTCAAAAAGCTATTTGTGATATGGTTGAATCTAAGTTAGGTTATAACCGTATAAAACGGATTAATCCGACACAGGACAAAGTAGCACGTGCAACAGATTTTAGCAGTCAATGGAATTTAGGTAATGTCTTAGTTCCAAACCCTGAAATATATCCAAACAATTGGTTAAGTGATTACATAGAAGAAATGCAGAGTTTTACAGGTATTAAAGATAAACACGATGACCAAGTTGACGCTTCTGTTTATGCTTTTATGAATAAAGGAATTGAGTTGGGTGATATGATTATGATATAA